One Bacteroidota bacterium genomic region harbors:
- a CDS encoding CBS domain-containing protein, protein MNKVFNILSRKNREPISVPPECSVLKALEIMNGENIGSLVIKENDKYLGIFSERDYSRKVVLKGKNSTETTVGEIMSTDLPVVSPSDTIDHCMELMSDKNIRYMPVFDGNRMVGIISMSDVVKETILAQKETIEHLQSYIQS, encoded by the coding sequence ATGAATAAAGTTTTCAACATTCTCTCACGTAAAAACCGTGAACCTATTTCAGTGCCGCCTGAATGCTCGGTATTGAAAGCACTTGAAATAATGAACGGTGAGAACATCGGTTCGTTGGTGATAAAAGAAAACGATAAATATCTCGGCATCTTTTCAGAAAGGGATTACTCAAGAAAAGTTGTACTGAAAGGAAAGAATTCAACAGAAACAACTGTCGGTGAAATCATGAGTACTGATCTGCCTGTTGTGTCTCCCTCTGATACGATCGATCATTGTATGGAACTGATGAGTGATAAAAATATCCGCTATATGCCGGTATTTGATGGCAACAGGATGGTGGGAATTATTTCAATGAGTGATGTGGTGAAAGAAACGATCCTGGCACAAAAAGAAACAATTGAACATTTACAAAGCTATATTCAAAGCTGA
- a CDS encoding GNAT family N-acetyltransferase, with protein MAIKIINYEEKYQPDFKRLNLEWLDKYNLTESHDLEIMDDPSGTVIARGGMIFLAMDGYDVVGTAGLWKSSDEEYELIKMGVDPHHRGLGISKLLLEKCISEAAKAGAEKIILFSNSQLQTAISLYKKYGFEHVPVTDAPFLTADIKMELSL; from the coding sequence GTGGCGATAAAAATAATTAATTACGAAGAAAAATATCAGCCAGATTTTAAGAGATTAAATCTTGAGTGGCTGGATAAGTACAACCTCACAGAAAGCCATGACCTGGAAATAATGGACGATCCATCAGGAACTGTGATAGCCCGTGGTGGAATGATCTTCCTGGCGATGGATGGGTACGATGTAGTAGGTACGGCCGGTTTGTGGAAATCAAGTGATGAAGAATATGAGCTGATAAAAATGGGTGTTGATCCGCATCACCGCGGACTAGGCATCAGTAAACTGCTGCTGGAAAAATGTATCAGCGAGGCTGCAAAAGCAGGTGCAGAAAAAATCATTCTTTTCTCCAACAGCCAGTTGCAAACTGCAATCAGTTTGTACAAAAAATATGGATTTGAACATGTGCCCGTTACCGATGCTCCATTTTTAACTGCTGATATTAAAATGGAGTTATCTTTATAG
- a CDS encoding class 1 fructose-bisphosphatase codes for MITNRTVLTLDEFTIQQLRQFPQATGELSSLLRDIGLAAKRVNVEVNKAGLVDILGDAGSVNVQGEDVKKLDIYANNQFMGVLKHGISCAGIASEELDDYIAFDDDVSRNSKYICLFDPLDGSGNIDVNVSIGTIFSIYRRITPKGELVKLEDFLQPGTQQVAGGYIVYGSSTMLVYATKRGVNGFTLDPAIGEFCLSHPDIKCPDAGNIYSVNHGHFFRYDEGVRDYIHKCQRKTKQDGGPYTQRYIGSMVSDVHRNLIKGGIFMYPGTTDKPKGKLRLLYECNPFAFILEMAGGKATNGKQRILEVMPTELHQRSPLFIGSKSMMEELEECLK; via the coding sequence ATGATAACCAACCGCACCGTCCTTACACTTGATGAATTTACTATCCAACAGTTAAGACAGTTTCCCCAAGCTACGGGTGAGCTGAGCAGTTTGCTGCGGGATATTGGCTTAGCTGCTAAAAGAGTGAATGTTGAAGTGAATAAAGCAGGACTGGTAGATATATTGGGTGACGCTGGTTCAGTAAATGTGCAGGGTGAAGATGTAAAGAAACTGGACATATATGCTAACAACCAATTTATGGGTGTGTTGAAACATGGTATCAGTTGTGCCGGTATTGCCAGCGAGGAATTAGATGATTATATCGCATTTGATGATGATGTTAGCCGCAATTCAAAGTATATCTGTTTATTCGATCCATTAGATGGCAGTGGTAATATTGATGTGAACGTTTCTATCGGTACCATCTTTAGCATTTATCGTCGGATAACCCCAAAAGGTGAGTTAGTTAAGCTAGAAGATTTCCTGCAGCCAGGTACTCAACAGGTAGCAGGTGGTTATATTGTTTATGGTTCTTCGACGATGCTTGTATACGCAACCAAAAGAGGAGTGAATGGTTTTACGCTGGATCCTGCTATTGGTGAATTCTGTTTGAGTCACCCGGATATTAAATGTCCTGATGCGGGTAATATATATTCAGTGAATCATGGTCATTTTTTTCGATATGATGAAGGAGTGAGAGATTATATTCATAAATGCCAGCGGAAAACAAAACAAGACGGCGGTCCTTATACGCAACGTTATATTGGTAGTATGGTTTCTGATGTACATAGGAATTTAATTAAAGGAGGCATTTTTATGTATCCAGGTACTACTGATAAACCAAAAGGGAAATTGCGTTTGTTATATGAGTGCAACCCTTTTGCATTTATTCTTGAAATGGCAGGAGGTAAGGCTACTAATGGGAAACAAAGAATATTAGAGGTAATGCCAACTGAACTGCACCAGCGGTCGCCATTATTTATTGGTAGTAAATCAATGATGGAAGAACTGGAGGAGTGTTTGAAATAA
- a CDS encoding putative metal-dependent hydrolase: MEADPKYPIGQYEPKPFSIGQKIEWMADIKFLPLQLENAVLNLDEHQLLTPYREDGWTVQQLVHHVADSHINAYCRFKLGLTEDNPTIKPYDEKRWAELNDTHKTPINISLTLLHALHQRWDEVLKQISDDEWNNHNVYHPESKRTMRLWFLLGMYAWHGKHHVAHITSLRERMGWK, from the coding sequence ATTGAAGCTGACCCAAAGTATCCTATCGGGCAGTATGAACCGAAACCATTTTCTATCGGCCAAAAAATAGAATGGATGGCGGATATAAAATTCCTTCCGTTGCAGTTGGAAAATGCAGTGTTGAATCTGGATGAACATCAACTGCTCACTCCTTATCGGGAAGACGGGTGGACGGTGCAACAATTGGTGCATCATGTGGCCGATAGTCATATCAATGCTTATTGCCGTTTCAAACTGGGACTTACTGAAGATAACCCGACTATCAAACCTTATGATGAGAAGCGTTGGGCTGAACTAAACGATACGCATAAAACACCCATCAATATTTCTCTTACACTGCTTCATGCCCTTCACCAACGTTGGGATGAAGTGCTGAAGCAGATCAGCGATGATGAATGGAACAATCATAATGTTTATCATCCTGAAAGTAAAAGGACAATGCGGCTCTGGTTTTTATTGGGTATGTATGCATGGCATGGAAAACATCATGTGGCACATATCACTTCTCTGCGTGAAAGAATGGGCTGGAAATAA
- a CDS encoding ABC transporter ATP-binding protein, protein MSRTIISVNNLVKNYGSFQAVKGISFHVNEGEIFGLLGPNGAGKSTTLEIIETLRSKTSGEVIVDGLNLDKQPGEIKKIIGVQLQSSGYYPGLNLLQLIDLFNGLYNKSVDSMELLEMVNLKDKAKSKLKQLSGGQKQRFSIATTLINDPKIIFLDEPTTGLDPQARRSLWELVKNIREKGTTVIITTHYMDEAEYLCDRVAIIDQGKIIAMDTPDKLIDDLINSGFDRPKEMKLANLEDVFINKTGHSLRE, encoded by the coding sequence ATGTCCCGAACAATTATTTCTGTAAATAACCTGGTAAAGAATTATGGATCATTCCAGGCTGTAAAAGGAATTTCTTTTCATGTAAATGAAGGAGAAATCTTTGGATTGCTCGGACCTAATGGCGCCGGTAAATCAACTACACTCGAGATCATTGAAACATTACGTAGCAAAACTAGCGGCGAAGTAATTGTGGATGGTCTCAATCTTGATAAGCAACCGGGTGAAATAAAAAAAATTATCGGCGTGCAATTGCAATCAAGTGGCTATTATCCCGGGCTGAATCTTTTGCAGTTGATCGATCTGTTTAATGGCTTATATAATAAAAGTGTTGATTCAATGGAATTGCTTGAGATGGTAAACCTGAAAGACAAAGCAAAATCAAAACTCAAACAATTAAGCGGTGGACAAAAACAGCGTTTCTCAATTGCCACTACATTGATCAACGATCCCAAAATTATTTTTCTTGATGAACCTACAACCGGCCTGGATCCGCAGGCAAGACGCAGTTTATGGGAACTGGTAAAAAATATCAGGGAGAAAGGAACAACGGTGATCATTACCACGCATTATATGGACGAGGCAGAATACCTCTGTGATCGTGTTGCTATTATTGATCAGGGAAAGATCATCGCAATGGATACACCGGATAAACTGATCGATGATTTAATAAACTCTGGTTTTGACCGGCCTAAAGAAATGAAGCTGGCTAACCTGGAAGATGTATTTATTAATAAGACAGGACATTCTTTGAGAGAATGA